A segment of the Odoribacter splanchnicus DSM 20712 genome:
TTAATCTCAACTTCAACACCACTGGGTAATTCAAGTTTCATCAGCGCATCGATGGTACCTGTAGTAGAACTATAGATATCAATCAGACGTTTGAAAGTACATAATAAAAATTGTTCACGGCTCTTCTTATTTACGAAAGTAGAGCGGTTAACAGTAAATACTCCTTTGTGGGTAGGAAGTGGAATCGGACCACTAACCACTGCACCTGTAGCCTTCACTGTCTTAACAATCTTTTCAGCCGACTTGTCTACCAAGTTGTGATCGTAAGATTTTAACTTAATTCTGATTTTTTGGCTCATGTTTTTTGTTTATTATATTTAAGCGGTCGGAAAGGCCAGAGACCTCTCCGACATTAATTTTTAGATTAAATCCACACGTCCGTTCGCTTTTTCAACCACCTCTCTCGCAATATTCTTCGGAACTTCGGCATAGTGATCGAATTCCATAGAAGAACTTGCACGTCCGGATGACAGGGTACGTAATACAGTCACATAACCGAATTGTTCTGCCAAAGGAACTTTTGCCGTAATCACACGGGCACCGATACGGGAATCCATCGATTCTACCTGTCCCCGGCGACGGTTCAGGTCAGCGATGATGTCACCCATAAAGTCTTCGGGAGTAACTACTTCCAGCTTCATAATCGGTTCCAGCAATACCGGTTTTGCTTTCTGAGCAGCTTCTTTATAACCGATTTTAGCAGCCATTTCGAACGACAACGCATCAGAGTCAACAGGGTGGAAAGAACCATCGATCAAAGTGATCTTCAAAGCTTCCAAAGCATAACCTGCCAGAACACCGTTCTGCATCGCTTCTTTGAACCCTTTTTCTACAGACGGGATAAATTCCTTCGGAATATTACCACCTTTCACTTCGTTCACAAAAGTCAAGCCCTCTTTACCTTCCTCTGCAGGTTCCATACGGAAAATAATATCTGCAAACTTACCACGACCACCGGACTGTTTTTTGAACACATGACGATGATCGACAGGTACAGTAATCGCTTCTTTGTAAGATACCTGAGGAGCTCCCTGGTTACATTCTACTTTAAATTCACGACGCAAACGGTCGAGGATGATATCCAGGTGAAGCTCACCCATACCGCTGATTACGGTCTGGCCTGAATCTTCATCAGTTTTCACGCGGAAGGTCGGGTCTTCTTCAGCCAATTTAGCCAAAGCCATACCTAATTTATCCGTATCTTTCTGAGTCAGCGGTTCGATAGCGATACCGATCACAGGTTCCGGGAAAGTCATACTCTCCAGTACGATCGGTTTATCTTCAGAACACAAGGTATCTCCGGTACGGATATCTTTGAAACCTACGCAAGCGCAGATATCTCCGGCTTCCAGTACTTCTTTCGGCTGTTGCTTGTTAGAGTGCATCTGGAACAGACGGGAAATACGTTCTTTTTTATCGGTACGCGGGTTATAAACATACGAACCGGCTTCGATCTTACCAGAATAAATACGGGTATAGCACAAACGGCCGACAAACGGGTCGGTAGCGATCTTAAATGCCAGTGCCGACAGCGGAGCCTCCGGATCTACAGGGAAATGTACATCTTCTCCTGTCCGGGGATCAGTACCTTTACTGTTCGGAATATCCAACGGGTTCGGCAAATAAGCGATCACAGCATCCAACAGGTTCTGCACGCCTTTAT
Coding sequences within it:
- the rpsJ gene encoding 30S ribosomal protein S10, with the translated sequence MSQKIRIKLKSYDHNLVDKSAEKIVKTVKATGAVVSGPIPLPTHKGVFTVNRSTFVNKKSREQFLLCTFKRLIDIYSSTTGTIDALMKLELPSGVEVEIKV
- the fusA gene encoding elongation factor G, with the protein product MAKRDLHYTRNIGIMAHIDAGKTTTTERILYFTGVNHKIGETHDGTATMDWMVQEQERGITITSAATTCFWKYQGNEYKINIIDTPGHVDFTVEVERSLRVLDGAVALFCAVGGVEAQSETVWRQANKYGVPRIAFVNKMDRSGADFFKAVREIKEKLGANPVPLVLPIGAEDNYQGIIDLVEMKAYVWENGAMEATVKEIPENMMAEAQEWREKLVEAAAVQDEALMERFFEDPDSITVEDLKAVIRKAVIAMDFCPVMCGSSFKNKGVQNLLDAVIAYLPNPLDIPNSKGTDPRTGEDVHFPVDPEAPLSALAFKIATDPFVGRLCYTRIYSGKIEAGSYVYNPRTDKKERISRLFQMHSNKQQPKEVLEAGDICACVGFKDIRTGDTLCSEDKPIVLESMTFPEPVIGIAIEPLTQKDTDKLGMALAKLAEEDPTFRVKTDEDSGQTVISGMGELHLDIILDRLRREFKVECNQGAPQVSYKEAITVPVDHRHVFKKQSGGRGKFADIIFRMEPAEEGKEGLTFVNEVKGGNIPKEFIPSVEKGFKEAMQNGVLAGYALEALKITLIDGSFHPVDSDALSFEMAAKIGYKEAAQKAKPVLLEPIMKLEVVTPEDFMGDIIADLNRRRGQVESMDSRIGARVITAKVPLAEQFGYVTVLRTLSSGRASSSMEFDHYAEVPKNIAREVVEKANGRVDLI